The following DNA comes from Elusimicrobiota bacterium.
GGGGCGTCAGTTATCACCATTCCACTCAAAGACATGAAACACGATCTGGTGGGCATGGCCAATGCCGTGACAAAAAAAACAAAACTCTTGTTCATTGCCAATCCCAACAATCCAACTGGCACGTACAACACCACCGCGGAGGTTGAGAAATTCTTTTCGCTTATCCCCGATACCGTTTTACCGGTGTTCGACGAAGCCTATTTCGAATATGCCTCAACGAGGGGGGACTATCCCTCGGTGATCGATGATTTTTTCAGAAAGCATCCGGTGGTGGTTCTAAGAACATTTTCAAAAATTTATGGATTGGCCGGATTGCGGGTGGGATACGGCGTAGCGCCAGAGGAGTGTGTGATTGAAATGGATAAAATACGCCCTCCCTTCAATGTTTCGGTGCCAGCCCAAGTGGGGGCCTTTGCGGCGCTACAAGATCTTCAACACTTAAAAAAATCCATTCGTCTTAATTCCACGGAAATCCAATTTCTAACCCAAGAATTAGAGAAAATGGGGCTGGAGGTTGTTCCTTCAGCGTGTAATTTTGTTTTGTTTAAAGTGAGCCCTCTTAAGGGGCGAATGGTGTTTGAAGAACTTCTGCAACTGGGACTCATTGCGCGATCGGTGGATGAATACGGATTGCCTGATTACCTTCGTGTGACCTGTGGAACACACAAAGAAAATAAATTTTTTCTCGAAGCCTTAAGGGAGGTTTTAAAAAAATCATGATTCTGACGTTAAAAACCGGCACCACCAAAAGGGAACTCGACAAAGTTCTCTCCAAAATAAAAAGTTTGGGTTTTCAACCCTCCATTTCCCGCGGAGCTGAACGCGTGCTGGTGGGAGTGATTGGTGAAAAGGCCATCCTTCATAAAGATATTTTTAGCGTTATGGATGTCGTTGAATTCATCACCCCCATATCCAAACCCTACAAACTGGTTTCACGCGAATTCAAAAAAGAAAACAGCCTGATCTCGATAGGAAAAAATCTTAAGGTGGGGGGGAAACAAATCGTAGTTATTGGAGGCCCTTGTTCTGTTGATACCTGGGAAAATTTATCGCTGAATGCCCGAGAAGTAAAAAAAGCCGGAGGAACCATTTTGAGAGGCGGCGCTTTCAAACCCCGGTCGTCCCCCTATGCTTTTCAGGGATTGGGGGAAAAAGGCCTCGAGTTGTTGGCTCAAGCGAGGAAATTAACAGGCCTTCCCATTGTGACCGAAGTGATGGACCCGAGACAGGTTGAAGTGGTCTGTCGGTACGCTGATGTCTTACAAATCGGAGCGCGCAACGCCCAAAACTTTGATCTGCTCAAAGAAGTCGGGCGCGTCAAAAAACCCGTGGTACTCAAAAGAGGAATGGCGAACACCATTGAGGAATGGTTGATGTGCGCGGAATACATTGTAGCGAGAGGCAACGCCAATGTGATTCTTTGCGAACGTGGCATTCGAACCTTTGAAACCGCCACACGGAATACGCTTGATTTGAGTGCGGTACCTGTCGTTAAACATCTGACTCACTTGCCGATATTTGTCGATCCCTCTCACGGAGTGGGAGTTCGTGATTACATTGCCCCCATGGCCCGGGCCGCCATTGCGGCGGGAGCCGATGGCATTATGCTTGAAACGCATCCTCATCCGGGAGAAGCATTGTCCGACGGACACCAAGCGCTTTTACCTTCTCAATTTGCTGCGCTCATCAAAGAGATGCGCCAGATTGCCGAAGCCATCGGGCGATCGATTTAACTCCACTGGTATGCTAAGAGTGGGAATTGTCGGCGTGGGACTCATCGGTGGATCGTTGGGTCTTTCCTTGCGCAAATCCAAAAATGCCGGGCGGCGACGGTATTGGGTGGGAGGATGGGGACGGAACAAATCCCACCTCACCTTGGCCAAAAAACTGGGAGCCATCGATGCCCCGCTACAAAAACCTTCCGATTTTCGAAAAATGGATATTGTCATCCTCTGTATTCCGGTCCACAAAATCATTCCCTTCATTGAAAAAAACCTTCATTTTTTTAAACCAGGCGCGATCATTTCAGATGTTGGAAGCGTGAAAGGAAACATCGTCCGAGGAATGAAAAAATGTCTCGAACGTCGCAGCGACATCCATTTTGTGGGCGCCCACCCCATTGCCGGATCAGAAAAAACCGGCGTGGCCCACGCGGAAACGGATCTATTCAACAAAGCGACTTGTGTCCTCACCAAAGACCAGGCGTCATTCAAAGCGCTCGACACCCTCCGCCAACTCTGGAAAACGACCGGGGCGCGTTGCGTGCTTATGAGCGCCGATCAACATGATCATTGTTTGGCCCTGACCAGCCACCTCCCCCATTTGCTGTCATTTGCCTTGTTTAATCAAGTCGCCAAGGAATCAACAAAAAATCCGTTGATCCGAGTTTTGGTGGGAGGATCTTTTCGGGATATGACCCGCGTGGCCGGAGCCGATTCGGAATTATGGACCGGTATTGTTGGAAGTAACAGAAAAGAAATTCAGAAATCCATTAACCAATTCTTAAAAAATATCCAATTCTTTTCCCACGCCACTCCCCGAGCGTTGATGGATTCCCTAACTGATTTGGCGCGAGAGAAAAAAAAGTGGAGTTAAATAAAAAAATATTACCTGCCACCCGGTTCACTGGAACGGTCGAAACACCCCCTGATAAATCCATCACGCACAGGGCCATCTTTCTCTCAAGTCTGTCGGAAGGTCTCTCGACCATTCAAAATCCTCTTCTATCTGAAGATTGCCTTTCAACAGCAGGCTGTATGGAATCATTGGGAATTCAGATCGATAGAAATCCAGGGTTGTGGAAAATTCACGGGAGGGGGTTGTGGGGATTTCAAACACCACAGGCACCGCTCGACTGTGGAAATTCGGGAACCACCATGAGACTAATATCGGGCCTTTTGTCGGCTCAAAACTTCGCTTCAGAATTGAGAGGCGACGCCTCACTCTCGAAACGTCCCATGAACCGAGTGGCCGAACCTCTCATACAAATGGGAGCTCAAGTTGAACTCACACAAGGGAAATATGCTCCCATTCGAATCAAAGGCACAAGGAACCTAAAACCTATCCATTGGGTCAACAAAGTCGCCAGCGCCCAAGTGAAATCTTCAGTGCTGTTGGCAGCCCTCCATGCACAAGGGGAGTCCAGTTATGAAGAGCCCACCCTGTCGCGAGATCATACGGAACGTATGCTGGAGGCCTGTGGAGTTCCATTGGCTCGCTCCAAGAATACCATCAAAATCAAAGGCCCCGCCCAACTCAAACCCCAACACTGGATTGTTCCAGGGGATATTTCAAGCGCCGCTTTTTTTCTGGCTGGCGCACAACTCGTATCAGGCGCGAACCTTCGGCTGAGTGCCGTGAATGTGAACCCCACGAGAACCGGGTTTTTGGACATTCTGGATCAAGCCGGCGCCAAAATAAAAATGGAAAATCAAAAACAGGTGGGGGGAGAACCCATTGCTGACTTAATCGTCAACGAGCAAACTCCACTTAAATCTTTCAATATCACCAAAGAAATCTCCCCTCGACTTATTGATGAAATTCCCATCCTCTCAATCTTGGCCGCAATGGCTCATGGAACATCACACTTCTCCGGTCTCGAAGAATTGAGGGTCAAGGAAACAGATCGATTAAAAGCCATTGCCATAAATTTAAAAGCCATGGGAACCCAAGTTGAGGAAAAAAGTGATGGGTTGATTATTCAAGGTCCTACGAACCTGCGAGGAACGGAACTGAACAGTTTTGATGACCATCGAATCGCCATGAGCTTCGCGATCGCTGGCCTGGTGGCAAAAGGCAGCACCACCATTTTGAACAGCGCCTGTGTGGCCATTTCGTTTCCAAACTTTTGGGATCAACTCGACAAGCTATGTCAGGGATAAAACGTCCATTTTATCAACCCTTTCTCTACCGTTTTTCAAGATTTGTTTGCTGGATTTTTTTCAAAATTATTTGGCGACTGCACATTTCGGGGGAAGAACATATTCCCAAACAAGGAGCCGTCATTATCGCGGCCAACCACCGTTCATTGGCGGACCCGCCCTTGGTGGGTGTCTCCATGAAAAGAATGGTCCATTTCATTGCCAAGGAAGAATTGTTCCGATTCCGTCCCTTTGGATGGCTTATTAGCAATCTCAACGCGCATCCGCTGCGCCGGGGCGGGGGAGATGTCCGAGCCTTTAAAACTGCGCGGAAAATTCTCGGGGCCGGAGAGGTACTCATTTTGTTTCCCGAGGGTCGACGGAGCAAAACAGAAGAACTGCAACCCGCCAAACCCGGAGTGGGAATGTTGGCTGCTCTTTCTGAATGTCCAGTTGTTCCCACCTACATCAAAAATTCCGGTTTTTTAAAACAGCTCAAGCCTGTCTCTATTCTTTTTGGGTCCCCGTTGTATTTCCGGGACCACCCCGATTATCAGTCAATGGCTGAAGCAGTTATGCGGGAAATATCCGTCTTAAAATCGAGGCTTGCCAAAGAGAAAATATGATATTCTCCTCGCACCCCTGAGACGCACAGAAAACATTACAAACCGATTGACGCACCCTTCCCAATCAAAAGGAAAATTTACATGGAGACATTGGTTATGACTGACGACTTTAGCATGGATGACATTTTTGCCCAGAGTGGTCCCACTCTTCCAGGCACCATCATAGATGGAACCGTCGTTGGACAAACCGACACCCACATTCTCATTAACGTTGGACTC
Coding sequences within:
- the tyrC gene encoding Cyclohexadienyl dehydrogenase, with product MLRVGIVGVGLIGGSLGLSLRKSKNAGRRRYWVGGWGRNKSHLTLAKKLGAIDAPLQKPSDFRKMDIVILCIPVHKIIPFIEKNLHFFKPGAIISDVGSVKGNIVRGMKKCLERRSDIHFVGAHPIAGSEKTGVAHAETDLFNKATCVLTKDQASFKALDTLRQLWKTTGARCVLMSADQHDHCLALTSHLPHLLSFALFNQVAKESTKNPLIRVLVGGSFRDMTRVAGADSELWTGIVGSNRKEIQKSINQFLKNIQFFSHATPRALMDSLTDLAREKKKWS
- the aroA1 gene encoding 3-phosphoshikimate 1-carboxyvinyltransferase 1, with amino-acid sequence MELNKKILPATRFTGTVETPPDKSITHRAIFLSSLSEGLSTIQNPLLSEDCLSTAGCMESLGIQIDRNPGLWKIHGRGLWGFQTPQAPLDCGNSGTTMRLISGLLSAQNFASELRGDASLSKRPMNRVAEPLIQMGAQVELTQGKYAPIRIKGTRNLKPIHWVNKVASAQVKSSVLLAALHAQGESSYEEPTLSRDHTERMLEACGVPLARSKNTIKIKGPAQLKPQHWIVPGDISSAAFFLAGAQLVSGANLRLSAVNVNPTRTGFLDILDQAGAKIKMENQKQVGGEPIADLIVNEQTPLKSFNITKEISPRLIDEIPILSILAAMAHGTSHFSGLEELRVKETDRLKAIAINLKAMGTQVEEKSDGLIIQGPTNLRGTELNSFDDHRIAMSFAIAGLVAKGSTTILNSACVAISFPNFWDQLDKLCQG
- the hisC gene encoding Histidinol-phosphate aminotransferase, translating into MSSSPILSRPELERFVVYKPGFSAEQIRRQYNLKKVIKLASNENTLGPSPKAMSAYKKAADQLSRYPETRSIDLRGALAEKHKLDIGHFIIGAGSDEIIELLAKTYLSHQDEVVVSASAFMQYRIVAKLMGASVITIPLKDMKHDLVGMANAVTKKTKLLFIANPNNPTGTYNTTAEVEKFFSLIPDTVLPVFDEAYFEYASTRGDYPSVIDDFFRKHPVVVLRTFSKIYGLAGLRVGYGVAPEECVIEMDKIRPPFNVSVPAQVGAFAALQDLQHLKKSIRLNSTEIQFLTQELEKMGLEVVPSACNFVLFKVSPLKGRMVFEELLQLGLIARSVDEYGLPDYLRVTCGTHKENKFFLEALREVLKKS
- the aroF gene encoding Phospho-2-dehydro-3-deoxyheptonate aldolase, whose amino-acid sequence is MILTLKTGTTKRELDKVLSKIKSLGFQPSISRGAERVLVGVIGEKAILHKDIFSVMDVVEFITPISKPYKLVSREFKKENSLISIGKNLKVGGKQIVVIGGPCSVDTWENLSLNAREVKKAGGTILRGGAFKPRSSPYAFQGLGEKGLELLAQARKLTGLPIVTEVMDPRQVEVVCRYADVLQIGARNAQNFDLLKEVGRVKKPVVLKRGMANTIEEWLMCAEYIVARGNANVILCERGIRTFETATRNTLDLSAVPVVKHLTHLPIFVDPSHGVGVRDYIAPMARAAIAAGADGIMLETHPHPGEALSDGHQALLPSQFAALIKEMRQIAEAIGRSI
- the plsC gene encoding 1-acyl-sn-glycerol-3-phosphate acyltransferase, with product MSGIKRPFYQPFLYRFSRFVCWIFFKIIWRLHISGEEHIPKQGAVIIAANHRSLADPPLVGVSMKRMVHFIAKEELFRFRPFGWLISNLNAHPLRRGGGDVRAFKTARKILGAGEVLILFPEGRRSKTEELQPAKPGVGMLAALSECPVVPTYIKNSGFLKQLKPVSILFGSPLYFRDHPDYQSMAEAVMREISVLKSRLAKEKI